Proteins encoded by one window of Camelus dromedarius isolate mCamDro1 chromosome 27, mCamDro1.pat, whole genome shotgun sequence:
- the GIPC3 gene encoding PDZ domain-containing protein GIPC3 isoform X1, translating to MESAAARETQEAEDPRLPAPPPSPAEPPAATPTQAAPRARPRLVFRTQLAHGSPTGKIEGFTNVRELYAKIAEAFGIAPTEILFCTLNSHKVDMQKLLGGQIGLEDFIFAHVRGETKEVEVTKTEDALGLTITDNGAGYAFIKRIKEGSIINRIEAVCVGDSIEAINDHSIVGCRHYEVAKMLRELPKSQPFTLRLVQPKRAFDMIGQRSRSSKCPTEAKVSSGRATLRLRAGGAAAVEEMPSEFEEEASRRVDDLLESYMGIRDPELGKGPGIHHGGDIQGDSERPGVCAPFRLRLGRVRLSGRVCGGGVGRHRRGQGGLWLVCPVAGRSPSPQPSPLPQPYQPVPKVQPCSRVQPTSETQPCSRIQLSSEVKPCSRPQDSSEAQFITRTPSSSETQPSSRTQPSSRTQLSSRIQDSSEEKLSSDMKSSFGTQTSFKTQLSCEMNPNSGSSMTKPCLKTRPDSGMHDSTTTQPYLDTCSSSGTPLGSGTQVRLKKQPSSRSHASSGFKEGSQTQPYSRTQTSSGNQMHAAAQSRSRLQPGSKTQLHSSTHPNPGAQSSSSDESSSEAEPSSKLQPSATSRPSSRIQTSSGPPTVSGGGASSRVQSDTEPCAHCRTQSSSRMPSSSGTQTDCEARPISRVQCSSATPPSSRTQHSSRAQTGSESPFSSKTQSIAETQLSSIIQLKPGIQPSRGTQTNAATDLSSTALSSSESRPSSRTQPHPGAQQTSGTQLISETLPRSQYQFQATIQGSSGVELDSEKQTSSGTQLISKVQSSSGTQTRSRIQPSCGAQLSSRTQSSSRTQFSSETQPSSETQTSSKIQPSSGTQLSSRTQTSSGIQLSSETQCSSGTQTGTRIQPSSEAHLSSGTQTTSGNQLSSRIQSNPRIQSSSKTQPSSETQTSSRTQPSSGVHLSSRTQPVFGTQPSSRTQTSSGTQFSSETQNSARIQPISGAQLSSRTQFSPRVQPSSETQTSLRTQPSSGVPLGSRTESASETQSSSRSQASSRIQVSSRNGIHPQTPSLDPRTQPDLAPPARPQHPGPPPRAPAPALSKVSCPQPQTHDLVQGTQADTGPGQSPSASRLAPQPQAPAVPQKPALSPKPQVGLQKLTPPTKSVIPSLPPGRPS from the exons ATGGAGAGCGCAGCGGCCCGTGAGACCCAGGAGGCCGAGGACCCACGCCTGCCCGCGCCCCCGCCCTCGCCCGCGGAGCCCCCGGCCGCGACCCCCACCCAGGCCGCCCCCCGCGCCCGCCCGCGCCTCGTCTTCCGCACGCAGCTGGCACACGGCAGCCCCACGGGCAAGATCGAAGGCTTCACCAACGTCCGCGAGCTCTATGCCAAGATCGCCGAGGCCTTTGGGATCGCTCCCACTGAG ATCTTATTCTGCACCCTAAACAGCCACAAAGTGGACATGCAGAAACTCCTGGGCGGCCAGATAGGGCTGGAGGACTTTATCTTTGCCCACGTGCGTGGCGAGACCAAGGAGGTGGAGGTCACTAAGACCGAGGATGCCCTGGGACTAACCATCACGGACAACGGGGCCGGCTACGCCTTCATCAAG AGGATCAAGGAAGGCAGCATCATCAACCGGATCGAGGCGGTGTGCGTGGGCGACAGCATCGAGGCCATCAATGACCACTCCATTGTCGGCTGCCGCCACTACGAGGTGGCCAAGATGCTCCGCGAGCTGCCCAAGTCCCAACCCTTCACCCTGCGCCTGGTGCAGCCCAAGAGGGCCTTTG ATATGATTGGCCAGAGGAGCCGCAGCAGCAAATGCCCCACAGAGGCAAAAGTCAGCAGCGGGAGGGCGACCCTGCGGCTTCGTGCTGGCGGGGCCGCCGCCGTGGAGGAAATG CCCAGTGAATTTGAAGAGGAGGCATCTCGGAGGGTGGATGACCTGCTGGAGAGTTACATGGGCATTCGGGACCCAGAGCTGGGTAAGGGGCCAGG CATCCACCATGGTGGAGACATCCAAGGAGACAGCGAGCGTCCAGGAGTTTGCGCGCCATTTAGACTCCGTCTTGGGCGAGTTCGCCTTTCCGGACGAGTTTGTGGTGGAGGTGTGGGCCGCCATCGGCGAGGCCAGGGAGGCCTGTGGCTAGTCTGCCCCGTGGCTGGGCGCAgccccagcccacagcccagccccctgccccagccctaccAGCCAGTTCCCAAAGTGCAGCCCTGTTCCAGAGTCCAGCCCACATCTGAGACCCAGCCCTGCTCTAGAATCCAGCTCAGCTCTGAGGTCAAGCCCTGCTCTAGACCCCAGGATAGCTCAGAGGCCCAGTTCATCACTAGAACCCCATCCAGTTCTGAGACCCAGCCCAGCTCCAGAACACAGCCCAGTTCTAGAACCCAGCTTTCTTCTAGAATCCAGGACAGCTCTGAGGAAAAGCTGAGCTCTGACATGAAGTCAAGTTTTGGAACTCAGACAAGTTTTAAGACCCAGCTTAGCTGTGAAATGAATCCTAATTCTGGAAGCTCTATGACCAAGCCCTGCCTTAAAACTCGACCCGACTCTGGAATGCATGACAGCACCACGACACAGCCGTACCTGGACACCTGCTCTAGCTCAGGAACGCCACTTGGTTCTGGAACCCAGGTGAGACTCAAAAAGCAGCCCAGCTCCAGAAGCCATGCCAGCTCAGGATTCAAAGAGGGTTCCCAAACCCAACCCTATTCACGAACTCAGACCAGCTCAGGAAACCAGATGCATGCTGCAGCCCAGTCCAGGTCCAGGCTCCAGCCTGGCTCTAAAACCCAGTTGCACTCAAGTACTCACCCCAATCCTGGGGCCCAGTCCAGCTCCAGTGATGAGTCCAGCTCAGAGGCTGAGCCCAGCTCTAAACTCCAGCCTAGTGCAACAAGCAGGCCCAGCTCCAGGATTCAGACAAGCTCTGGACCCCCAACCGTCTCTGGAGGGGGAGCCTCCTCCAGAGTTCAGTCTGACACTGAGCCCTGTGCTCACTGCAGAACACAGAGCAGCTCTAGAATGCCATCTAGCTCCGGGACCCAGACAGACTGTGAGGCGAGGCCGATTTCCAGAGTTCAGTGCAGCTCAGCCACCCCGCCCAGCTCCAGAACTCAGCACAGCTCTAGAGCACAGACTGGCTCTGAAAGCCCATTTAGCTCTAAAACACAGTCAATTGCTGAGACCCAGCTGAGTTCCATAATCCAGCTAAAGCCTGGAATCCAGCCAAGTCGTGGGACCCAGACCAATGCAGCAACAGACTTAAGCTCCACAGCTCTGTCGAGCTCCGAGAGCAGGCCCAGCtccaggacccagccccacccaggggcTCAGCAAACCTCTGGGACTCAGCTCATCTCGGAAACCCTGCCACGTTCTCAATATCAATTCCAGGCCACAATCCAAGGCAGCTCTGGTGTTGAGCTGGACTCTGAGAAGCAGACCAGCTCTGGAACTCAGCTCATCTCTAAAGTCCAGTCCAGCTCTGGGACTCAGACAAGATCAAGAATTCAGCCCAGCTGTGGAGCCCAGCTCAGCTCTAGAACCCAGTCTAGCTCCAGGACTCAGTTCAGCTCGGAGACTCAACCCAGCTCTGAAACCCAGACCAGTTCAAAAATACAGCCCAGCTCTGGAACCCAACTCAGCTCCAGAACCCAGACCAGTTCTGGAATCCAGCTCAGCTCTGAGACACAGTGCAGCTCTGGGACCCAGACTGGAACAAGAATTCAGCCCAGCTCTGAAGCCCATCTCAGTTCGGGAACCCAGACCACTTCTGGAAACCAACTCAGCTCCAGAATACAGAGCAATCCAAGAATTCAGTCCAGCTCCAAGACTCAACCCAGCTCTGAAACCCAGACGAGTTCAAGAACTCAGCCCAGCTCTGGAGTGCACCTGAGTTCCAGAACCCAGCCTGTTTTTGGAACCCAGCCCAGCTCCAGAACCCAGACCAGTTCTGGAACACAGTTCAGCTCTGAGACCCAGAACAGTGCAAGAATTCAGCCCATCTCTGGAGCCCAGCTTAGCTCCAGAACCCAGTTCAGTCCCAGGGTTCAGCCCAGCTCTGAAACCCAGACCAGTTTAAGAACACAGCCCAGCTCTGGAGTCCCCCTTGGCTCCAGAACTGAATCTGCTTCTGAAACCCAATCCAGCTCCAGAAGCCAGGCCAGCTCAAGAATCCAGGTCAGTTCTAGAAATGGGATCCACCCACAGACCCCTAGCCTTGACCCCAGAACCCAGCCAGACCTTGCTCCCCCAGCCCGACCTCAACACCCAGGACCACCACCCAGagccccagctccagctctgAGCAAAGTCTCTTGCCCTCAGCCCCAGACTCATGATCTGGTACAAGGAACCCAGGCTGATACTGGCCCGGGCCAAAGTCCATCAGCTTCCCGGCTGGCCCCACAGCCACAGGCCCCCGCGGTCCCTCAGAAACCAGCCCTTTCCCCCAAGCCCCAGGTGGGACTCCAGAAGCTCACCCCGCCCACCAAATCCGTCATCCCTAGTCTGCCTCCAGGGCGGCCTTCCTAG
- the GIPC3 gene encoding PDZ domain-containing protein GIPC3 isoform X2, with protein sequence MHPPVLSPPDMIGQRSRSSKCPTEAKVSSGRATLRLRAGGAAAVEEMPSEFEEEASRRVDDLLESYMGIRDPELGKGPGIHHGGDIQGDSERPGVCAPFRLRLGRVRLSGRVCGGGVGRHRRGQGGLWLVCPVAGRSPSPQPSPLPQPYQPVPKVQPCSRVQPTSETQPCSRIQLSSEVKPCSRPQDSSEAQFITRTPSSSETQPSSRTQPSSRTQLSSRIQDSSEEKLSSDMKSSFGTQTSFKTQLSCEMNPNSGSSMTKPCLKTRPDSGMHDSTTTQPYLDTCSSSGTPLGSGTQVRLKKQPSSRSHASSGFKEGSQTQPYSRTQTSSGNQMHAAAQSRSRLQPGSKTQLHSSTHPNPGAQSSSSDESSSEAEPSSKLQPSATSRPSSRIQTSSGPPTVSGGGASSRVQSDTEPCAHCRTQSSSRMPSSSGTQTDCEARPISRVQCSSATPPSSRTQHSSRAQTGSESPFSSKTQSIAETQLSSIIQLKPGIQPSRGTQTNAATDLSSTALSSSESRPSSRTQPHPGAQQTSGTQLISETLPRSQYQFQATIQGSSGVELDSEKQTSSGTQLISKVQSSSGTQTRSRIQPSCGAQLSSRTQSSSRTQFSSETQPSSETQTSSKIQPSSGTQLSSRTQTSSGIQLSSETQCSSGTQTGTRIQPSSEAHLSSGTQTTSGNQLSSRIQSNPRIQSSSKTQPSSETQTSSRTQPSSGVHLSSRTQPVFGTQPSSRTQTSSGTQFSSETQNSARIQPISGAQLSSRTQFSPRVQPSSETQTSLRTQPSSGVPLGSRTESASETQSSSRSQASSRIQVSSRNGIHPQTPSLDPRTQPDLAPPARPQHPGPPPRAPAPALSKVSCPQPQTHDLVQGTQADTGPGQSPSASRLAPQPQAPAVPQKPALSPKPQVGLQKLTPPTKSVIPSLPPGRPS encoded by the exons ATGCATCCCCCTGTTCTGTCCCCTCCAGATATGATTGGCCAGAGGAGCCGCAGCAGCAAATGCCCCACAGAGGCAAAAGTCAGCAGCGGGAGGGCGACCCTGCGGCTTCGTGCTGGCGGGGCCGCCGCCGTGGAGGAAATG CCCAGTGAATTTGAAGAGGAGGCATCTCGGAGGGTGGATGACCTGCTGGAGAGTTACATGGGCATTCGGGACCCAGAGCTGGGTAAGGGGCCAGG CATCCACCATGGTGGAGACATCCAAGGAGACAGCGAGCGTCCAGGAGTTTGCGCGCCATTTAGACTCCGTCTTGGGCGAGTTCGCCTTTCCGGACGAGTTTGTGGTGGAGGTGTGGGCCGCCATCGGCGAGGCCAGGGAGGCCTGTGGCTAGTCTGCCCCGTGGCTGGGCGCAgccccagcccacagcccagccccctgccccagccctaccAGCCAGTTCCCAAAGTGCAGCCCTGTTCCAGAGTCCAGCCCACATCTGAGACCCAGCCCTGCTCTAGAATCCAGCTCAGCTCTGAGGTCAAGCCCTGCTCTAGACCCCAGGATAGCTCAGAGGCCCAGTTCATCACTAGAACCCCATCCAGTTCTGAGACCCAGCCCAGCTCCAGAACACAGCCCAGTTCTAGAACCCAGCTTTCTTCTAGAATCCAGGACAGCTCTGAGGAAAAGCTGAGCTCTGACATGAAGTCAAGTTTTGGAACTCAGACAAGTTTTAAGACCCAGCTTAGCTGTGAAATGAATCCTAATTCTGGAAGCTCTATGACCAAGCCCTGCCTTAAAACTCGACCCGACTCTGGAATGCATGACAGCACCACGACACAGCCGTACCTGGACACCTGCTCTAGCTCAGGAACGCCACTTGGTTCTGGAACCCAGGTGAGACTCAAAAAGCAGCCCAGCTCCAGAAGCCATGCCAGCTCAGGATTCAAAGAGGGTTCCCAAACCCAACCCTATTCACGAACTCAGACCAGCTCAGGAAACCAGATGCATGCTGCAGCCCAGTCCAGGTCCAGGCTCCAGCCTGGCTCTAAAACCCAGTTGCACTCAAGTACTCACCCCAATCCTGGGGCCCAGTCCAGCTCCAGTGATGAGTCCAGCTCAGAGGCTGAGCCCAGCTCTAAACTCCAGCCTAGTGCAACAAGCAGGCCCAGCTCCAGGATTCAGACAAGCTCTGGACCCCCAACCGTCTCTGGAGGGGGAGCCTCCTCCAGAGTTCAGTCTGACACTGAGCCCTGTGCTCACTGCAGAACACAGAGCAGCTCTAGAATGCCATCTAGCTCCGGGACCCAGACAGACTGTGAGGCGAGGCCGATTTCCAGAGTTCAGTGCAGCTCAGCCACCCCGCCCAGCTCCAGAACTCAGCACAGCTCTAGAGCACAGACTGGCTCTGAAAGCCCATTTAGCTCTAAAACACAGTCAATTGCTGAGACCCAGCTGAGTTCCATAATCCAGCTAAAGCCTGGAATCCAGCCAAGTCGTGGGACCCAGACCAATGCAGCAACAGACTTAAGCTCCACAGCTCTGTCGAGCTCCGAGAGCAGGCCCAGCtccaggacccagccccacccaggggcTCAGCAAACCTCTGGGACTCAGCTCATCTCGGAAACCCTGCCACGTTCTCAATATCAATTCCAGGCCACAATCCAAGGCAGCTCTGGTGTTGAGCTGGACTCTGAGAAGCAGACCAGCTCTGGAACTCAGCTCATCTCTAAAGTCCAGTCCAGCTCTGGGACTCAGACAAGATCAAGAATTCAGCCCAGCTGTGGAGCCCAGCTCAGCTCTAGAACCCAGTCTAGCTCCAGGACTCAGTTCAGCTCGGAGACTCAACCCAGCTCTGAAACCCAGACCAGTTCAAAAATACAGCCCAGCTCTGGAACCCAACTCAGCTCCAGAACCCAGACCAGTTCTGGAATCCAGCTCAGCTCTGAGACACAGTGCAGCTCTGGGACCCAGACTGGAACAAGAATTCAGCCCAGCTCTGAAGCCCATCTCAGTTCGGGAACCCAGACCACTTCTGGAAACCAACTCAGCTCCAGAATACAGAGCAATCCAAGAATTCAGTCCAGCTCCAAGACTCAACCCAGCTCTGAAACCCAGACGAGTTCAAGAACTCAGCCCAGCTCTGGAGTGCACCTGAGTTCCAGAACCCAGCCTGTTTTTGGAACCCAGCCCAGCTCCAGAACCCAGACCAGTTCTGGAACACAGTTCAGCTCTGAGACCCAGAACAGTGCAAGAATTCAGCCCATCTCTGGAGCCCAGCTTAGCTCCAGAACCCAGTTCAGTCCCAGGGTTCAGCCCAGCTCTGAAACCCAGACCAGTTTAAGAACACAGCCCAGCTCTGGAGTCCCCCTTGGCTCCAGAACTGAATCTGCTTCTGAAACCCAATCCAGCTCCAGAAGCCAGGCCAGCTCAAGAATCCAGGTCAGTTCTAGAAATGGGATCCACCCACAGACCCCTAGCCTTGACCCCAGAACCCAGCCAGACCTTGCTCCCCCAGCCCGACCTCAACACCCAGGACCACCACCCAGagccccagctccagctctgAGCAAAGTCTCTTGCCCTCAGCCCCAGACTCATGATCTGGTACAAGGAACCCAGGCTGATACTGGCCCGGGCCAAAGTCCATCAGCTTCCCGGCTGGCCCCACAGCCACAGGCCCCCGCGGTCCCTCAGAAACCAGCCCTTTCCCCCAAGCCCCAGGTGGGACTCCAGAAGCTCACCCCGCCCACCAAATCCGTCATCCCTAGTCTGCCTCCAGGGCGGCCTTCCTAG
- the GIPC3 gene encoding PDZ domain-containing protein GIPC3 isoform X3 — MESAAARETQEAEDPRLPAPPPSPAEPPAATPTQAAPRARPRLVFRTQLAHGSPTGKIEGFTNVRELYAKIAEAFGIAPTEILFCTLNSHKVDMQKLLGGQIGLEDFIFAHVRGETKEVEVTKTEDALGLTITDNGAGYAFIKRIKEGSIINRIEAVCVGDSIEAINDHSIVGCRHYEVAKMLRELPKSQPFTLRLVQPKRAFDMIGQRSRSSKCPTEAKVSSGRATLRLRAGGAAAVEEMPSEFEEEASRRVDDLLESYMGIRDPELASTMVETSKETASVQEFARHLDSVLGEFAFPDEFVVEVWAAIGEAREACG, encoded by the exons ATGGAGAGCGCAGCGGCCCGTGAGACCCAGGAGGCCGAGGACCCACGCCTGCCCGCGCCCCCGCCCTCGCCCGCGGAGCCCCCGGCCGCGACCCCCACCCAGGCCGCCCCCCGCGCCCGCCCGCGCCTCGTCTTCCGCACGCAGCTGGCACACGGCAGCCCCACGGGCAAGATCGAAGGCTTCACCAACGTCCGCGAGCTCTATGCCAAGATCGCCGAGGCCTTTGGGATCGCTCCCACTGAG ATCTTATTCTGCACCCTAAACAGCCACAAAGTGGACATGCAGAAACTCCTGGGCGGCCAGATAGGGCTGGAGGACTTTATCTTTGCCCACGTGCGTGGCGAGACCAAGGAGGTGGAGGTCACTAAGACCGAGGATGCCCTGGGACTAACCATCACGGACAACGGGGCCGGCTACGCCTTCATCAAG AGGATCAAGGAAGGCAGCATCATCAACCGGATCGAGGCGGTGTGCGTGGGCGACAGCATCGAGGCCATCAATGACCACTCCATTGTCGGCTGCCGCCACTACGAGGTGGCCAAGATGCTCCGCGAGCTGCCCAAGTCCCAACCCTTCACCCTGCGCCTGGTGCAGCCCAAGAGGGCCTTTG ATATGATTGGCCAGAGGAGCCGCAGCAGCAAATGCCCCACAGAGGCAAAAGTCAGCAGCGGGAGGGCGACCCTGCGGCTTCGTGCTGGCGGGGCCGCCGCCGTGGAGGAAATG CCCAGTGAATTTGAAGAGGAGGCATCTCGGAGGGTGGATGACCTGCTGGAGAGTTACATGGGCATTCGGGACCCAGAGCTGG CATCCACCATGGTGGAGACATCCAAGGAGACAGCGAGCGTCCAGGAGTTTGCGCGCCATTTAGACTCCGTCTTGGGCGAGTTCGCCTTTCCGGACGAGTTTGTGGTGGAGGTGTGGGCCGCCATCGGCGAGGCCAGGGAGGCCTGTGGCTAG